From a single Rhodococcus qingshengii JCM 15477 genomic region:
- a CDS encoding ArsR/SmtB family transcription factor, translating into MSIADTGDLHKSHDHSDLGHTHDPFEAAPPAPVPPKETLAAAGEILRALAAPVRIAIVLQLHESERCVHELVGALGVTQPLISQHLRVLKAAGVVRGERNGREVLYRLVDDHLAHIVVDAVAHAEEG; encoded by the coding sequence GTGAGCATTGCGGATACCGGCGATCTCCACAAAAGCCATGATCATTCCGACCTCGGACACACGCACGACCCGTTCGAAGCCGCACCGCCCGCGCCCGTGCCGCCCAAGGAAACCCTGGCGGCAGCCGGCGAAATTCTGCGGGCGCTCGCTGCACCCGTTCGGATCGCGATCGTGCTTCAGTTGCACGAGTCGGAGCGTTGCGTTCACGAACTCGTCGGAGCTCTCGGTGTCACTCAGCCACTCATCAGCCAGCATCTGCGCGTACTCAAAGCAGCGGGCGTCGTCCGCGGCGAGCGCAACGGACGAGAAGTTCTCTATCGACTCGTCGACGATCACCTTGCACACATCGTCGTCGACGCTGTCGCCCACGCCGAAGAAGGATGA
- a CDS encoding glycine--tRNA ligase has product MAPKSKIEAVVNLAKRRGLVYPCGEIYGGTKSAWDYGPLGVELKENIKRQWWRNMVTSREDVVGLDSSVILPREVWVASGHVGVFNDPLVECLNCHKRHRQDHLQEAYAEKKKLANPDDVSMDVIGCPDCGTVGQWTEPRDFNMMLKTYLGPVESEEGMHYLRPETAQGIFVNFANVLTTSRKKPPFGIGQIGKSFRNEITPGNFIFRTREFEQMEMEFFVKPGEDEQWHQYWIDYRLDWYTGLGINKDNLRLYEHAPEKLSHYSKGTTDIEYRFHFQGSEWGELEGIANRTDFDLSTHSKHSGTELNYYDQTTGERYTPYVIEPAAGLTRSLMAFLVDAYTEDEAPNSKGGVDKRTVLRLDRRLAPVKAAVLPLSRNADLTPKAKDLAAQLRQNWNVEFDDAGAIGRRYRRQDEIGTPFCITVDFDTLEDQAVTVRERDSMAQERVALDQVESYLAARLIGS; this is encoded by the coding sequence GTGGCACCCAAGTCCAAGATCGAAGCCGTTGTCAATCTCGCCAAGCGGCGAGGCCTGGTCTACCCGTGCGGTGAGATCTACGGCGGTACCAAGTCCGCATGGGACTACGGCCCATTGGGTGTCGAGCTCAAGGAGAACATCAAGCGCCAGTGGTGGCGCAACATGGTCACCAGCCGCGAGGACGTTGTCGGCCTCGACTCGTCGGTGATTCTGCCCCGCGAGGTGTGGGTCGCGTCCGGTCACGTCGGTGTCTTCAACGACCCGCTCGTCGAGTGCCTCAACTGTCACAAGCGTCACCGTCAGGATCACCTGCAGGAGGCGTACGCGGAGAAGAAGAAGCTCGCCAACCCGGACGACGTCTCGATGGATGTCATCGGTTGCCCCGATTGCGGCACCGTCGGCCAGTGGACCGAGCCGCGCGACTTCAACATGATGCTCAAGACGTACCTCGGCCCCGTCGAGAGCGAAGAGGGCATGCACTACCTGCGCCCCGAGACCGCACAGGGCATCTTCGTGAACTTCGCCAACGTGCTGACCACCTCGCGTAAGAAGCCGCCGTTCGGGATCGGTCAGATCGGCAAGAGCTTCCGTAACGAGATCACCCCGGGCAACTTCATCTTCCGCACCCGCGAGTTCGAGCAGATGGAGATGGAATTCTTCGTCAAGCCGGGCGAGGACGAGCAGTGGCATCAGTACTGGATCGACTACCGCCTTGACTGGTACACCGGCCTCGGTATCAACAAGGACAACCTGCGTCTGTACGAGCATGCGCCGGAAAAGCTTTCGCACTACTCGAAGGGCACGACCGACATCGAGTACCGCTTCCACTTCCAGGGCAGCGAATGGGGCGAGCTCGAGGGCATCGCGAACCGTACCGACTTCGATCTCTCGACGCACTCCAAGCATTCGGGCACCGAGCTGAACTACTACGACCAGACGACGGGCGAGCGGTACACGCCGTACGTCATCGAGCCGGCGGCCGGTCTCACGCGTTCGCTGATGGCCTTCCTGGTCGACGCCTACACCGAGGACGAGGCGCCCAACTCCAAGGGCGGCGTCGACAAGCGCACAGTGCTCCGCCTGGATCGCCGACTCGCTCCCGTCAAGGCTGCCGTTCTGCCGCTCTCGCGTAACGCGGACCTGACGCCGAAGGCCAAAGATCTTGCAGCGCAGCTGCGTCAGAATTGGAACGTCGAGTTCGACGACGCCGGCGCCATCGGTCGTCGTTACCGTCGCCAGGACGAGATCGGCACACCGTTCTGCATCACGGTCGACTTCGACACTCTCGAAGACCAGGCTGTGACGGTGCGTGAGCGTGACTCCATGGCGCAGGAACGCGTCGCCCTCGATCAGGTGGAAAGCTACCTGGCCGCACGGCTGATCGGCTCCTGA
- a CDS encoding Fur family transcriptional regulator codes for MNTPGSTTSKRGPATVGVRSTKQRSAISALLDDIDEFKSAQELHDELRKRGEGIGLTTVYRTLQALSDAGTIDVLRTDTGESVYRRCSSGHHHHLVCRNCGFTVEVEGPTVEQWSQTIAEDNGFTEVSHTVEIFGTCRDCAAA; via the coding sequence ATGAACACCCCGGGCAGTACGACCTCGAAACGTGGACCGGCCACAGTCGGCGTTCGTTCCACGAAACAGCGCAGCGCCATCTCCGCCCTGCTCGACGACATCGACGAATTCAAGTCGGCACAGGAATTGCACGACGAACTGCGCAAGCGAGGTGAAGGCATCGGCCTGACCACCGTCTACCGCACGCTGCAGGCACTCTCCGACGCCGGAACCATCGACGTCCTACGCACCGACACAGGTGAGTCCGTCTACCGACGCTGCTCCTCCGGGCACCACCATCACCTGGTGTGCCGCAACTGCGGATTCACCGTCGAGGTCGAGGGCCCGACGGTCGAGCAGTGGTCACAGACCATCGCCGAGGACAACGGTTTCACCGAAGTGAGTCACACCGTCGAGATCTTCGGCACCTGCCGCGACTGCGCCGCCGCCTGA
- a CDS encoding isoprenyl transferase has product MEHVIRRREPRTPLDSAADRVIRPPDPHPSGATPPILQTELIPRHVALVMDGNGRWAQERGLPRTAGHERGEAVLMDTVCGCIEMGVEWLSAYAFSTENWKRSPDEVRFLMGFNRDVIRRRRDEMNEMGVRVRWAGRKPRLWASVIKELEIAEELTKNNTVMNLTMCVNYGGRAEIADAVKEIAKRVAAGEINPDKITEATVAKYLDEPDMPDVDLFLRPSGEQRTSNFLIWQSAYAEMVYQEKLFPDFDRRDLWAACVEYASRDRRFGGVK; this is encoded by the coding sequence ACCGCGAACTCCGCTTGATTCTGCTGCTGACCGGGTGATCCGACCACCGGACCCACATCCGTCCGGGGCGACCCCGCCGATCCTGCAGACCGAACTGATCCCGCGCCACGTCGCTTTGGTGATGGACGGCAACGGACGATGGGCGCAGGAGCGCGGTCTGCCCCGAACCGCCGGGCACGAACGCGGCGAAGCTGTCCTGATGGACACCGTCTGCGGGTGCATCGAGATGGGTGTCGAGTGGCTCTCCGCTTACGCCTTCTCCACCGAGAACTGGAAGCGCAGTCCCGACGAGGTTCGATTCCTGATGGGCTTCAACCGTGATGTCATCCGCCGTCGACGCGACGAGATGAACGAAATGGGTGTGCGTGTTCGCTGGGCCGGTCGTAAGCCACGCCTGTGGGCCAGCGTGATCAAGGAACTCGAGATCGCCGAAGAACTGACCAAGAACAACACCGTCATGAACTTGACCATGTGTGTGAACTACGGCGGCCGGGCCGAAATTGCCGATGCGGTAAAGGAAATCGCGAAGCGTGTCGCGGCCGGTGAGATCAATCCGGACAAGATCACCGAGGCGACGGTTGCCAAGTACCTCGACGAACCCGACATGCCCGACGTCGATCTCTTCCTGCGTCCGTCGGGGGAACAGCGGACGTCCAATTTCTTGATCTGGCAATCCGCCTACGCCGAAATGGTGTACCAGGAGAAGCTGTTTCCCGATTTCGACCGCCGCGACCTTTGGGCCGCCTGCGTCGAGTACGCCTCACGTGACCGTAGATTCGGTGGCGTCAAATGA
- a CDS encoding YbjN domain-containing protein encodes MTGENMTDTTDEAARLQERAAASLAHFVTVDVAADGSLGFQYSGALCSIQAMNLSEGLDVLSMTCVLAWDRPVSAALHRKVAERNRTIQFGSIAVFGHGSLADVILRYTFPAAGLDDEALTTMLLLALTGADTARQGLIP; translated from the coding sequence ATGACAGGGGAGAACATGACCGACACCACCGACGAAGCAGCCCGCCTACAAGAACGCGCGGCCGCCTCGCTGGCGCATTTCGTGACGGTCGATGTGGCTGCCGACGGATCACTGGGTTTCCAGTACTCCGGCGCGCTGTGTTCCATCCAGGCGATGAATCTGTCCGAGGGTCTGGACGTGCTGTCCATGACGTGTGTTCTCGCATGGGACCGACCGGTGAGCGCGGCACTGCATCGCAAGGTGGCCGAGCGGAATCGCACCATCCAATTCGGCTCCATCGCGGTGTTCGGCCACGGCAGTCTGGCGGACGTCATCCTGCGTTACACGTTCCCTGCCGCCGGACTGGACGACGAGGCACTGACCACGATGTTGCTACTGGCGCTCACCGGTGCCGATACCGCCCGGCAGGGTTTGATTCCCTGA